One genomic segment of Novisyntrophococcus fermenticellae includes these proteins:
- a CDS encoding uracil-xanthine permease family protein, which yields MERKMTATQSELFKLDGKPSWKEAFPQAMQHVLAMLIGNITPPMLIAATCNLSGEEKIMLTQAAMIIGAITTLLQLYPVFGFGMGLPSVMGVAFAYMPILTMIGEQYGIAAIFGSQLVAGFASIFIGMGIGKIRKFFPPIVSGTVVLSIGLSLYETAINYMGGGAGAKAGGTFGSGKFWILAIVTLVVTLACSLFGKGYIKVSGMLIGIIVGYIVALFMGDIVNFKELSQAGIISIPRPFYFGLEFHPDAIIMMILMYIVQAVQTIGDVSSTAMGGFNRQATDKELGGAIKGQSICGMIGACIGGLPTDPYSQNVGLICTTKVVAKRVFFLVAMVMLAAGISPKFSALMATIPQPVLGGATVTVFAAITMSGIQLLTEQPLNYRNKMIVGISLAIGVGIDSVPEILQFCPQLLKNVLGSSLMVSFLVVFILNLIVPKDDTPAD from the coding sequence ATGGAAAGAAAAATGACGGCAACGCAATCAGAACTTTTTAAACTGGATGGGAAACCATCATGGAAAGAAGCATTTCCACAGGCTATGCAGCATGTTCTTGCAATGCTGATTGGTAATATCACACCGCCGATGCTTATTGCTGCGACATGTAATCTTTCAGGTGAAGAAAAGATTATGCTGACACAGGCGGCTATGATTATAGGAGCAATTACAACACTTCTTCAATTATATCCGGTGTTTGGATTCGGAATGGGCCTTCCTTCTGTTATGGGAGTGGCATTTGCATATATGCCGATTCTTACCATGATTGGTGAGCAGTATGGTATTGCTGCAATTTTTGGTTCTCAGCTGGTAGCAGGTTTTGCTTCTATATTTATTGGAATGGGAATTGGAAAGATACGTAAATTTTTCCCGCCAATTGTCAGTGGAACTGTAGTTTTAAGTATTGGTTTGTCTTTGTATGAAACGGCCATTAACTATATGGGTGGAGGAGCAGGTGCAAAAGCCGGAGGGACTTTTGGTTCAGGAAAGTTCTGGATTTTGGCTATAGTAACCCTGGTTGTAACCCTGGCCTGTAGTTTGTTTGGCAAAGGATATATAAAAGTATCCGGAATGTTAATTGGAATTATTGTAGGATATATCGTGGCTTTGTTTATGGGAGATATTGTTAACTTTAAGGAGTTATCCCAGGCAGGTATTATATCTATTCCGAGGCCGTTTTATTTTGGACTGGAATTTCATCCTGATGCAATTATTATGATGATTTTAATGTATATAGTACAAGCTGTACAGACGATCGGAGATGTTTCTTCCACTGCAATGGGTGGATTTAACAGACAGGCAACCGATAAGGAACTTGGTGGTGCCATCAAAGGACAAAGTATCTGTGGTATGATTGGTGCCTGTATCGGGGGTCTTCCTACGGATCCATACAGTCAGAATGTCGGTTTGATCTGTACCACAAAGGTAGTTGCCAAGAGGGTTTTCTTTTTAGTAGCTATGGTTATGCTGGCAGCCGGTATTTCGCCTAAATTCAGTGCACTGATGGCAACAATTCCGCAGCCGGTACTGGGCGGTGCTACAGTAACTGTATTCGCAGCAATTACAATGTCTGGTATCCAGTTACTGACTGAGCAGCCTTTGAATTACAGGAATAAAATGATCGTGGGTATTTCACTTGCAATTGGCGTAGGCATTGATTCGGTTCCCGAAATACTTCAGTTCTGCCCGCAGCTGCTTAAGAATGTACTGGGAAGTTCTCTGATGGTCTCTTTCCTGGTTGTGTTTATTTTAAACCTGATTGTGCCAAAGGATGATACACCGGCAGATTAA
- a CDS encoding SDR family NAD(P)-dependent oxidoreductase, translated as MRKVWLITGGAKGMGYAVAMEALKNGDSVIATTRKENDFVAPTEYKDQILNLKLDVTDKDEKAFADVAEAGVKKFGKIDILLNNAGRGRITFFEETSEENMRQLFETNLFGMMKMTKAVLPIMRKQRSGHIINVSSTASFSPGPVLYHTSKFAVTGFSTSLAFEVAPFGIKVTNAVPGMFGTNFYNKNVWGTNPDNVIEDYNESRWQDSFTENVSNMQFGDLDLLAKRIVEVVSMDNPPSMLPLGDDAPTVIEGWCESIQKDINKL; from the coding sequence ATGAGAAAAGTATGGCTTATTACAGGTGGAGCAAAAGGAATGGGATATGCTGTAGCAATGGAAGCTTTGAAAAACGGTGATTCTGTTATCGCTACTACTCGTAAAGAGAATGATTTTGTTGCACCAACCGAATATAAAGACCAAATTCTTAATTTGAAATTAGATGTTACGGATAAGGATGAAAAAGCGTTTGCTGATGTTGCTGAAGCGGGAGTGAAAAAGTTTGGAAAAATTGATATCCTTTTGAACAATGCTGGTCGAGGAAGGATAACATTCTTTGAAGAGACAAGCGAAGAAAATATGCGTCAGCTATTTGAGACAAACCTCTTTGGAATGATGAAAATGACTAAAGCAGTTCTTCCAATTATGAGAAAGCAAAGAAGTGGACACATCATCAATGTTTCTTCTACAGCATCTTTTTCTCCCGGACCAGTTTTGTACCATACAAGCAAGTTTGCAGTGACAGGATTTTCTACGTCTCTTGCCTTTGAAGTAGCACCATTTGGTATTAAGGTTACAAATGCTGTACCAGGTATGTTTGGGACGAATTTTTATAATAAGAATGTGTGGGGAACGAATCCAGATAATGTTATAGAAGATTATAATGAGTCAAGATGGCAGGATTCATTTACAGAAAATGTATCAAATATGCAGTTTGGAGATTTAGACTTACTTGCAAAAAGAATTGTGGAAGTAGTATCTATGGATAATCCACCATCGATGTTACCACTTGGAGATGATGCTCCAACAGTAATTGAAGGTTGGTGTGAGTCTATACAGAAGGATATAAATAAATTATAG